A portion of the Sulfurospirillum diekertiae genome contains these proteins:
- a CDS encoding ArsS family sensor histidine kinase: protein MTKSSIFYSITFIFAISIVSIFLALLFLLEYDKQSYTDKLNAKYSIIARATLFHLNNFITNDELKRQVQGYQMREITDKETQTLIIQNAQVIQKISDRIGTSAILRYDNNHYLHIETKYSSLLLKDEDFQPYRYDLIKTIFGVVFAIIIVAYILTIRKLKPLRKLKRQMDRFAKGDLDINCKTDGEDEISQVANSFHNAVEQINKLNHSRQLFLRNIMHELKTPITKGRISAEMLENGKQRDRLIGTFEKLELLINEFASIEQITSGEGLKNIKPYRLVDMLDEAIDLAMINPKQIEIDMIDDEIILHVDFRLFTTAMKNVIDNGIKYSIDQKIRIIATKEKISFISQGKPLTYDLEHYLEPFVQEKNSHQSFGLGLYIVHHIVKAHHINFTYEHKEGYNYFNFEQIETLA, encoded by the coding sequence ATGACCAAATCTTCTATTTTTTACAGTATTACCTTTATTTTTGCTATCAGTATTGTGAGTATTTTCTTAGCGTTACTTTTTTTATTGGAATATGACAAACAAAGCTATACCGATAAGCTCAATGCAAAATATTCGATTATAGCGCGTGCAACACTCTTTCATCTCAATAACTTTATTACCAACGATGAACTGAAAAGACAGGTACAAGGGTACCAAATGCGTGAAATTACGGATAAAGAGACACAGACTCTCATCATTCAAAATGCACAAGTGATTCAAAAAATTTCTGATCGTATTGGTACCAGTGCTATTTTACGTTATGACAACAACCACTATCTACACATTGAAACAAAATACTCTTCACTCCTTCTCAAAGATGAAGATTTTCAGCCTTATCGTTATGATCTTATTAAAACAATTTTTGGCGTTGTTTTTGCCATTATTATTGTTGCTTATATTTTAACGATTCGTAAACTAAAACCTCTGCGTAAGCTTAAGCGCCAGATGGACCGTTTTGCAAAAGGAGATCTTGATATTAATTGTAAAACAGATGGCGAAGATGAAATTTCTCAGGTAGCAAATTCATTTCATAATGCGGTTGAACAAATCAATAAACTTAATCACTCAAGGCAGCTTTTTTTGCGTAACATTATGCATGAGCTCAAAACCCCTATTACTAAAGGTCGTATTAGTGCTGAAATGCTTGAGAATGGGAAGCAACGTGATCGTTTAATCGGTACATTTGAAAAGCTTGAACTGCTTATCAATGAGTTTGCATCGATTGAGCAGATTACTTCAGGTGAAGGTCTCAAAAACATCAAACCTTATCGCTTAGTTGATATGCTTGATGAAGCCATTGATCTTGCAATGATTAATCCAAAACAGATCGAAATTGATATGATTGATGATGAAATTATTTTACATGTAGACTTTAGACTTTTCACCACCGCTATGAAAAATGTGATTGACAATGGTATAAAATACTCCATCGATCAAAAAATAAGAATTATAGCAACTAAAGAAAAAATATCTTTCATCAGCCAAGGCAAACCTCTTACCTACGACCTGGAGCATTATCTTGAACCTTTTGTACAAGAAAAAAATTCACATCAAAGTTTTGGCTTAGGACTTTACATTGTACATCATATTGTCAAGGCACACCACATTAACTTTACCTATGAACACAAAGAAGGCTATAATTATTTTAATTTTGAACAAATCGAAACGCTTGCATAA
- a CDS encoding ABC transporter permease, with the protein MQKNLSFYLVKKYLRFDKSQPFITVISLLAFFGVAIGLTVLMVAMAIMNGFDKEFEKKLFTMNYPLSIYSRSFSPVNQTQLNALEEQFPKLKFSPYISTQVIIKKGNRLEGGMLFGVNFDQEAKINAIVAEAIKGKTLDKYDLITGSEIAKTHLFAQDEKATLIFTKNDPGGMSLIPKMKRFNFQGSFRSGLMAYDKAYMYTTLDSLAQVMQYEVGQFDGIHIYSGEPFVDIEKIRKVLPDDLGIVGWWQMNGNFFAALALEKRALFIVLMLIILIASLNIISSLLMTVMNRRKEIALLLSLGAYKKEIKNTFFYLGLVIGGGGMLFGILLGGVALFVLGSFDIISLPADVYGTAKLPLDLSMLDFVLIVIGTSFIVTLSSYYPAHKATQINVLDTLRNE; encoded by the coding sequence GTGCAAAAAAATCTTAGTTTTTACCTTGTCAAAAAGTATTTACGTTTTGACAAGTCTCAACCTTTTATTACAGTTATTTCGCTTTTGGCTTTTTTTGGGGTAGCTATTGGATTGACCGTCCTTATGGTTGCTATGGCGATTATGAATGGATTTGATAAAGAGTTTGAAAAAAAACTCTTTACCATGAATTATCCTCTCTCTATCTATTCACGTAGTTTTTCTCCTGTCAATCAGACTCAACTCAATGCACTGGAAGAACAGTTTCCAAAACTCAAGTTTAGCCCCTATATTTCGACACAAGTGATTATCAAAAAAGGTAATCGTTTGGAAGGTGGCATGCTCTTTGGTGTGAATTTCGATCAAGAAGCAAAAATTAATGCTATTGTAGCTGAAGCTATTAAAGGGAAGACGCTTGATAAATATGATTTGATTACAGGTAGTGAAATTGCTAAAACACATCTTTTTGCACAAGATGAAAAAGCGACACTCATCTTTACCAAAAATGATCCTGGTGGCATGAGCCTCATTCCTAAAATGAAACGCTTCAATTTTCAAGGTTCCTTTCGTTCTGGCTTGATGGCGTACGATAAAGCTTATATGTACACAACCCTTGATTCATTAGCGCAAGTTATGCAATATGAAGTTGGTCAGTTTGATGGGATTCATATTTATTCGGGCGAACCATTTGTGGATATTGAAAAAATTCGTAAAGTTCTCCCTGATGACTTAGGCATTGTGGGTTGGTGGCAGATGAATGGTAACTTTTTTGCAGCTTTAGCGCTTGAAAAAAGGGCTTTATTTATTGTTTTGATGCTTATTATTTTAATTGCTTCTTTAAATATTATTAGCTCGCTTTTAATGACAGTCATGAATAGGCGCAAAGAGATTGCTTTATTACTCTCTTTGGGTGCGTATAAAAAAGAGATCAAAAATACTTTTTTCTATCTAGGACTTGTGATTGGCGGTGGAGGAATGCTTTTTGGTATTTTACTTGGGGGGGTGGCACTTTTCGTATTAGGTTCATTTGATATTATCTCTTTACCAGCAGATGTTTATGGAACAGCGAAATTACCATTAGATCTCTCGATGCTTGATTTTGTACTTATCGTCATTGGAACTAGTTTTATCGTAACGCTTTCTTCCTATTATCCAGCGCATAAAGCAACACAAATTAATGTGCTTGATACGTTAAGAAACGAGTAA
- the secA gene encoding preprotein translocase subunit SecA has product MSNIVRKIFGTKNDRVVKELQARVKNINALEPVYEKLSDEALKDAFNAFKADVRSGTKTLETILNDVFAITREASKRTTGMRHFDVQMVGGLVLHGGNIAEMKTGEGKTLVATLPVVLNAMSGEGVHVVTVNDYLAKRDAADMSRIYNFLGLSVGIVTNDLDNDAKRKAQYDADITYGTNNEFGFDYLRDNMRYAVDEKVQRAHNFVIVDEVDSILIDEARTPLIISGPANRTLDGYKIADGVAQKLTKEADFTVDEKNRTVLMTEDGISNAEKLFGVDNLYSLDNAVLSHHLDQALKARYLFVADVDYVVREGEIIIVDEFTGRLSEGRRFSEGLHQALEAKEGVMIKEESQTLADITFQNYFRLYNKLAGMTGTAQTEATEFAQIYNLDVISIPTNVPMRREDMNDLIYKTEREKFEAVIKDIKLCHEKGQPVLVGTASIEKSELLHSLLKKEKVPHSVLNAKNHEKEAQIIKDAGVKGAVTIATNMAGRGVDIKLEDEIKALGGLYIIGTERHESRRIDNQLRGRSGRQGDNGKSRFYLSLEDNLLRIFGSDRIKAIMERLGIEEGEHIESKMVTRAVENAQKKVEALHFESRKHLLEYDDVANKQRKAIYNFRNDLLNPNFDIETRIKEIRVDFVTNLLYKAEIYEGIAETEYNIEHLISILQDELNASFDVQQLQNLEFTKLKDVIIEELQESFDAKMSVVDETQRKEIERILYLQVLDNTWRAHLYQMDILKTGIGLRGYNQKDPLTEYKKESYNLFMELVEQIKYECFRTLHIVQLRDNKEEEEKRAMDEMIRRMEEANANATLQHQSPYAEEDDEKDKKAARNEPCPCGSGKKYKQCCGKSGPKKGLLA; this is encoded by the coding sequence ATCAGGAACAAAAACACTTGAGACTATTTTAAATGATGTCTTTGCTATTACAAGAGAAGCAAGTAAACGAACGACGGGTATGCGTCATTTTGATGTACAAATGGTAGGTGGATTAGTGCTTCATGGTGGAAATATTGCAGAGATGAAAACAGGTGAAGGTAAAACGCTTGTGGCAACACTTCCTGTTGTTTTAAATGCAATGTCTGGCGAAGGTGTTCATGTTGTAACGGTCAATGATTACCTTGCAAAAAGAGATGCCGCTGATATGTCACGTATCTATAACTTCTTGGGTTTAAGTGTTGGTATTGTGACCAATGATTTGGACAATGACGCTAAACGTAAAGCACAATACGATGCAGATATTACGTATGGAACGAACAATGAGTTTGGATTTGATTATTTACGTGACAATATGCGTTATGCCGTTGATGAAAAAGTTCAACGTGCCCATAATTTTGTTATTGTTGATGAAGTGGACTCAATTCTTATTGATGAAGCAAGAACGCCTTTAATTATTTCTGGTCCTGCAAATCGGACATTAGATGGCTATAAAATTGCAGATGGTGTTGCTCAAAAGTTGACTAAAGAAGCAGATTTTACGGTTGATGAAAAAAATAGAACTGTTTTAATGACCGAAGATGGCATAAGTAATGCTGAAAAACTTTTTGGTGTCGATAACCTTTATAGCCTTGATAATGCTGTTCTATCTCATCATCTTGATCAAGCACTTAAAGCACGCTATCTATTTGTTGCTGATGTAGACTATGTTGTGCGTGAGGGTGAAATTATTATTGTTGATGAGTTCACGGGACGTTTAAGCGAAGGAAGACGTTTTAGCGAAGGGTTGCACCAAGCCTTAGAGGCTAAAGAAGGCGTGATGATCAAAGAAGAGTCTCAAACACTTGCAGACATCACTTTCCAAAATTATTTTAGACTTTACAATAAACTCGCAGGTATGACGGGAACTGCACAAACAGAGGCAACGGAGTTTGCACAGATTTATAATCTTGATGTAATCTCAATTCCTACAAATGTTCCAATGCGCAGAGAAGATATGAATGATCTTATCTATAAAACGGAACGTGAGAAATTTGAAGCAGTTATTAAAGATATCAAACTGTGTCATGAAAAAGGTCAACCCGTTCTTGTGGGTACGGCTTCTATTGAAAAAAGTGAGTTACTCCATTCGCTGCTTAAAAAAGAGAAAGTTCCTCATTCTGTTTTAAATGCGAAGAATCATGAAAAAGAGGCGCAAATTATCAAAGATGCAGGCGTTAAAGGCGCTGTAACGATTGCAACTAATATGGCAGGTCGTGGTGTTGACATCAAGCTTGAAGATGAAATTAAAGCCCTTGGAGGTCTTTATATCATTGGAACAGAACGCCATGAAAGTAGACGTATCGATAACCAGCTTCGTGGACGTTCAGGTCGTCAAGGCGATAATGGAAAAAGCCGCTTTTACTTAAGTTTGGAAGACAACCTTTTGCGAATTTTTGGAAGTGATCGTATTAAAGCCATTATGGAGCGTTTAGGAATTGAAGAGGGTGAACATATTGAATCAAAAATGGTGACTCGTGCAGTTGAAAATGCACAGAAAAAAGTAGAAGCACTTCACTTTGAATCTCGTAAGCACCTCTTGGAATACGATGATGTCGCTAATAAACAACGTAAAGCAATTTATAACTTTAGAAATGATCTTTTGAATCCTAACTTCGATATTGAAACAAGAATTAAAGAGATTCGTGTGGATTTTGTGACGAATTTACTTTATAAAGCTGAGATTTACGAAGGTATTGCAGAGACAGAGTATAACATTGAACATCTTATATCTATTCTTCAAGATGAATTAAATGCTTCATTTGATGTACAACAATTACAAAATTTAGAGTTTACAAAACTTAAAGATGTGATTATTGAAGAACTTCAAGAGAGTTTTGATGCCAAAATGTCTGTCGTTGATGAGACTCAACGTAAAGAAATTGAACGTATTTTATACCTTCAGGTTCTTGATAATACATGGCGAGCACATTTATACCAAATGGATATTTTAAAAACAGGTATTGGTCTTCGTGGGTATAACCAAAAAGATCCTTTGACCGAGTATAAAAAAGAGAGTTATAACCTTTTCATGGAGCTCGTAGAACAAATCAAATATGAATGTTTTCGAACATTGCATATTGTTCAACTTCGTGATAACAAAGAAGAAGAAGAAAAGCGTGCTATGGATGAGATGATTCGAAGGATGGAAGAGGCAAATGCCAATGCTACACTTCAACATCAAAGCCCTTATGCAGAAGAAGATGATGAAAAAGATAAAAAAGCAGCACGCAATGAGCCATGCCCATGTGGAAGTGGTAAAAAATATAAACAATGTTGTGGTAAGAGTGGTCCTAAAAAAGGGCTTTTAGCATAA
- the hemW gene encoding radical SAM family heme chaperone HemW has protein sequence MLAYLHIPFCDSKCHYCAFNSYENKGTLKQNYMHHITTQLRFELEKFNAEKESITSLFIGGGTPSTIPASWYEPFFKMITPYLSQDAEVTSEANPHSATQEWIQTMKALGVNRLSFGVQSFNAEKLIFLGRNHTPKIALQAIHNASEAGIQNISLDLIYGTALDTPSLLEEDLHIASSLPINHLSAYALTLEEATPFYKRKDVTNDSEELAKTFVQAIIQAGFPQYEISNFGRYQSIHNKGYWEHQDYLGIGAGAVGFLNNKRFYPSKEIETYIQNPLFQEIETLSREDLHIETLFLGLRSNIGIVLDEFSPKERERVNLLIREKKLTCKDNRVFNNDYFLSDEIALFITQ, from the coding sequence GTGTTAGCTTATCTGCATATCCCTTTTTGCGATAGTAAATGCCACTACTGCGCCTTTAACTCCTATGAGAACAAGGGTACACTGAAGCAAAACTATATGCACCATATCACCACTCAACTTCGTTTTGAACTTGAAAAATTTAATGCCGAAAAAGAGAGTATCACCTCACTTTTTATTGGAGGAGGGACTCCTTCAACCATTCCTGCTTCGTGGTATGAGCCATTTTTTAAGATGATAACGCCCTATTTAAGCCAAGATGCCGAAGTCACTTCAGAAGCTAACCCTCACTCGGCGACCCAAGAGTGGATACAAACGATGAAGGCTCTAGGCGTCAATCGTCTGAGTTTTGGCGTACAAAGTTTCAATGCAGAAAAGCTCATCTTTTTGGGGCGCAATCATACACCCAAAATTGCACTTCAAGCCATTCATAACGCTTCCGAAGCTGGCATTCAAAATATCTCCCTTGACCTTATTTATGGCACAGCGCTTGACACACCTTCCTTACTTGAAGAAGACCTTCATATAGCATCATCTTTACCAATAAACCATTTAAGTGCTTATGCCCTCACACTAGAAGAAGCAACGCCTTTTTACAAAAGAAAGGATGTAACAAATGACTCTGAAGAGCTGGCTAAAACGTTTGTGCAAGCGATTATTCAAGCAGGATTTCCACAATATGAAATCTCTAATTTTGGAAGATACCAAAGCATTCATAACAAAGGGTATTGGGAGCATCAAGACTATCTAGGCATTGGGGCAGGAGCTGTAGGATTTTTGAATAATAAGCGTTTTTACCCTAGTAAAGAGATTGAAACCTATATACAAAATCCTCTTTTCCAAGAAATCGAAACATTAAGCAGAGAAGATTTACACATTGAAACACTTTTTCTCGGCCTTCGAAGCAATATTGGTATTGTTTTAGATGAATTTAGCCCAAAAGAGCGAGAAAGAGTAAATCTTTTGATAAGAGAAAAAAAGCTTACATGTAAAGATAATCGCGTCTTTAATAACGATTATTTTTTAAGTGATGAGATAGCCCTTTTTATCACTCAGTAG
- a CDS encoding heat shock protein transcriptional repressor HspR, translating to MHHDYEEPVYLISVVAKVLTIHPQTLRQYEREGLVRPSRTDGKMRLYSQRDIDKIKMIQRLTRDLGVNLAGVDIIMQLKDKIDDYELLVENLRLELSGLTKKSTQTKNPLVKHKNSYEIILFGE from the coding sequence ATGCACCATGATTATGAAGAACCTGTTTATTTGATTAGTGTAGTTGCAAAAGTTTTAACGATTCATCCTCAAACACTTCGTCAGTATGAAAGGGAAGGATTGGTTAGACCTTCGAGAACCGATGGAAAAATGCGTCTTTATTCACAACGTGATATTGATAAGATCAAGATGATTCAACGTCTCACACGTGATCTTGGCGTTAATTTAGCGGGTGTTGATATTATCATGCAACTTAAAGACAAAATTGATGACTATGAGTTATTGGTTGAGAATTTGCGCTTGGAGCTAAGTGGGCTGACTAAAAAAAGTACGCAAACTAAAAATCCGTTGGTTAAACATAAAAATAGTTATGAGATCATTTTATTTGGGGAATAG
- a CDS encoding Do family serine endopeptidase produces MKKIVFLSMIASLSLFGATIEIAQMPKDSQHVDATSPNVILSYNNAIKEIKKSVVNIATTKKSKQNDQLNELMQNPFFKDFFGNRIPELKQQERKSHSLGSGVVISSNGYIVTNYHVVEGAEEILITLPDDEKEYKAKVIGEDSKTDLAVVKIEAKDLHVAQFGNSSNLLEGDVVFAIGNPFGVGETITHGIISALNKNNVGLNQYENFIQTDASINPGNSGGALVDSRGALIGINSAILSKSGGNNGIGFAIPSNMVQKIATTLIETGKIERGFMGISIADLTNDLKELYDNKQGALILMIEKNSPAEKGGLQVSDLIIEVDGVKIKNSNELKNTVAAIAPDKTITITYERDKKEKSTKIKLAKMEADQTTNSNGEAKSTTSSPVEGLSLLEINDKTRAQYQIPKEIEGVLILDVKEDSKAEKIGFREGDIIIQVEQMHITSLKDFNNALKEYKNSKKTCCH; encoded by the coding sequence ATGAAAAAGATTGTTTTTTTATCCATGATCGCATCTCTTTCTCTTTTTGGAGCAACCATAGAAATTGCTCAAATGCCTAAAGATTCTCAGCATGTTGATGCCACATCTCCTAATGTTATACTCTCATACAATAACGCTATAAAAGAGATCAAGAAGAGTGTTGTTAACATTGCGACAACGAAAAAAAGTAAACAAAATGACCAACTTAATGAACTTATGCAAAATCCATTCTTTAAAGACTTTTTTGGTAACCGTATTCCTGAACTAAAACAACAAGAACGTAAATCACATTCACTGGGCTCTGGTGTTGTGATCTCTTCTAATGGTTATATCGTTACCAATTATCATGTTGTTGAAGGGGCAGAAGAGATTCTTATCACGCTACCTGATGATGAGAAAGAGTATAAAGCAAAAGTGATTGGTGAAGATTCAAAAACCGATCTTGCTGTTGTAAAAATTGAGGCAAAAGATTTACATGTTGCTCAATTTGGGAACTCATCAAATCTACTTGAAGGCGATGTGGTCTTTGCCATTGGAAATCCCTTTGGCGTAGGTGAGACCATAACGCACGGTATTATTTCAGCGCTCAATAAAAACAACGTTGGACTGAATCAATACGAAAATTTCATCCAAACAGATGCATCCATTAACCCCGGTAATTCTGGTGGAGCATTAGTCGATAGTAGAGGCGCTCTTATTGGTATTAACAGTGCCATTCTTTCTAAAAGTGGAGGCAATAATGGTATCGGTTTTGCCATTCCTTCCAACATGGTGCAAAAAATTGCAACAACACTGATCGAAACGGGGAAAATCGAGCGAGGGTTCATGGGTATATCAATCGCTGATCTCACCAATGATCTTAAAGAATTGTATGACAATAAACAAGGTGCACTGATCTTAATGATCGAGAAAAACTCACCTGCTGAAAAAGGTGGACTTCAAGTCTCTGACCTTATTATTGAAGTTGATGGAGTGAAAATCAAAAACTCTAATGAACTCAAAAATACAGTAGCCGCCATCGCTCCTGATAAAACCATTACAATTACCTATGAGCGTGATAAAAAAGAGAAATCAACTAAAATCAAGCTAGCAAAAATGGAAGCAGACCAAACGACCAATAGTAATGGCGAAGCTAAATCGACCACATCTAGCCCCGTTGAGGGACTAAGCCTTTTAGAAATTAACGATAAAACGAGAGCACAATATCAAATACCCAAAGAGATAGAAGGTGTACTTATCTTGGATGTCAAAGAAGATTCCAAAGCAGAAAAAATAGGCTTTAGAGAGGGTGATATCATCATTCAAGTAGAACAAATGCACATCACATCTCTTAAAGATTTCAATAACGCCCTTAAAGAGTATAAAAACAGTAAAAAAACGTGTTGTCATTAA
- a CDS encoding response regulator transcription factor — protein MTHILMIEDDLELAEILMEYLEQFDIAITIADDPYLGLSTLDTKKFDLIILDLTLPGIDGLEVCKEIRKHHTIPIIISSARTDITDKVTALENGADDYLPKPYNPRELQARIMSLLRRQKGVVATEQSIQKIKDLILNEEQMIIILQGKTLHLTAAEYGILGYLMKKEGGVVSREELIYNIEAISEETTNKSIDVIIGRIRQKLGENPKEPKYIHAVRGVGYKFLQ, from the coding sequence ATGACACATATTTTGATGATTGAAGATGATTTGGAGCTTGCTGAAATTTTAATGGAGTATTTAGAACAATTTGATATCGCTATTACGATTGCAGATGATCCCTATTTAGGTCTTTCAACACTTGACACCAAAAAATTTGATCTTATTATCTTAGACCTTACCCTTCCAGGAATTGATGGACTTGAAGTATGCAAAGAGATTCGCAAACATCACACCATTCCTATTATTATTTCATCAGCACGGACAGATATTACAGATAAAGTCACGGCTCTTGAAAACGGGGCAGATGACTACTTACCAAAACCGTATAATCCAAGAGAGCTACAAGCACGTATTATGAGCTTATTACGTAGGCAAAAGGGAGTTGTTGCTACCGAACAAAGCATTCAAAAAATAAAAGATTTGATTTTAAATGAAGAACAAATGATTATCATCTTACAAGGGAAAACACTCCATTTGACAGCTGCAGAGTACGGTATACTTGGTTATTTGATGAAAAAAGAAGGCGGTGTTGTCTCACGTGAAGAACTTATCTACAATATTGAGGCTATTAGCGAAGAGACAACGAATAAAAGTATTGATGTGATTATTGGACGTATTCGTCAAAAACTTGGTGAAAACCCCAAAGAGCCCAAATACATTCATGCCGTCCGTGGCGTAGGATATAAGTTTTTACAATGA